The genomic stretch CGAttgctttgattttatcggggttgatttcGATTCCCTGATTTGATACCATATAGCCAAGGAACTTGCCCGAGCCGACCACGAATGTACATTTCtctgggttaagcttcatgttgtactttctcaGTATGTCGAAGGTCTcttgcaaatgtttcaaatgctCCTCTGCtcacagggacttaactagcatatcatcaatataaaactccattgatttacctatttgttcttcgaacattcgatttactaggcgttgataaatagcaccagcattttttagtccgaacaacattacattatagcaataggTGTCGTATTTAGTgataaacgaagtcttttcctgatcctctgggttcatttgtatttgattgtacccggagtaggcatcgagaaaactaaggATTTCATGGCTGACCGTGGCATTGAACATGCGATCGATATTTGGCAAAGGAAAggaatctttagggcatgccttgtttaaatacttatagtctacgcacattctaagtttgtttccctttttagggactacaactatgtttgctaaccattcgagatattttacctcccgaatagatCCTACATTGAgaagttttgttacctcgtccttAATGAATGCATATTTTACCTCGGACTGGGGTCTTCTCTTTTGTTTTATCGGGCGTAACTTTGTGTCCAAGCTCACTCGATGCATAgtgatctccggtgggatccctgtcatatctaggcgggaccaagcaaaacaatccatgttatttAAAAGGAATTGGACGAGTTTTTTCTGAGCTTGGGATTTAACCCCATGCTCAGGTATACCTTTCCATCGGGCAGATGCTCGATCAGTACGATTTGTTCCAGCTCTTCAACTGTTGACTTTGTTGCAACAGAATCATCGAGGATTATGAAGGCTCgaggtatcatataatcatcATCCTCAAAAGTTTCCTGCTCCTCCGATCGGGCCGAGGCCGGTGACTGTGGTTGTTATTTAACTTCTTGCTTTCCCTTCGACTCTGATCCCTTTGTTAATGACAGTGCCGATACTGGTACTACCTTATCGATTGCAAATATTTCTTTGGTGGCAAGTTGTTTACCGTACCCCATTTTGATTCCTTCTGATGTTGGGAATTTCAATACTTGATGAAGCGTCGAGGGCACTGCTCTCAAGTTGTGAATCCAAGGCCTTTCGAGCAgcgcgttgtacctcatgtcaccttcgatcacATGGAACTTTGTTTCCTGGATAGTCCCAGCCACATTTACTGGAAAAATGActtcccctttggtggtttcacttgctATGTTGAAGTCGTTGAGTGCTCGAGTTGCAGGCACGATTTGATCTTGGAGACCGAGTTGTTCTACAGGCCTTGATCGAATAATGtttgtcgagctacctggatcaatcaacacacgtttaacttgaattttattcataaggatagatattaccagtgcgtcattgtaaGGTTGTTTGACCCCTTCTGCATCTTCATCGTTGAAAGATAAGGTTTCTTCCGGTAAGTAGTCCCGAGTTCACTTTTCCCTTATGATCATCACCTTGGTacatttaaatactagcccttgAGGAATATCGGCCCCTCTAATGATCATATAAATCACATGTTGTGGCTCTTCCTGCTCATTTTGCATGTTCGAATCCCTGTTTCTGAAGTGATTCTTGGCACTATCACTTAAGAATTCTCTAAGGTGACCCTCGTTGAATAAATGAGCTATCTCTTCCCTCAGCTGTCTGCAGTCCTCGGTTTTGTGTCCATAGGTACCATGGTACTTGTATATTTGATTAGGGTTCCTTTGAGCTGGATCGGTCTATAGGGATTTGGGACATCTAGTATCCTTGATCCGTCCAATGGCTGACACAATACCTGATGCAtctatgttgaagttgtattctgatagtcGTGGTGCTTCTGTGGGCTCAACATTTTTGTCGAAGCCACTTTTACTCATGAACCCTTGGGAGCTATGTCCTCGATCATTTCTTGGATCTTTTTGATCCAGATTACATCTGTGGCTGCTGCTTTTACGACCTGCACTATATGGTTGGTACGAATCTCTGTTCGATCAagtttctctgtcgatgtccctCTGAATTCTGCCGACGGGCCTATTCGAGTAAACGGAACCGGAAGGGGTTCCCAATTGATCATTCTCGaccctgatctttaactggtaTCAATTATGTACATCGACCCAGGTCACAGCTGGATAT from Nicotiana sylvestris chromosome 12, ASM39365v2, whole genome shotgun sequence encodes the following:
- the LOC138882794 gene encoding uncharacterized protein, yielding MNKIQVKRVLIDPGSSTNIIRSRPVEQLGLQDQIVPATRALNDFNIASETTKGEVIFPVNVAGTIQETKFHVIEGDMRYNALLERPWIHNLRAVPSTLHQVLKFPTSEGIKMGYGKQLATKEIFAIDKVVPVSALSLTKGSESKGKQEVK